A genomic window from Silene latifolia isolate original U9 population chromosome Y, ASM4854445v1, whole genome shotgun sequence includes:
- the LOC141628204 gene encoding uncharacterized protein LOC141628204, translated as MAMDDEIFPRISGATTSKEAWEILKHEYLGDKKVITVKLQTLRRDFETLFMKKEESVQMFLSRVFILVNHMKSLGDSISNGTVVSKILRSLGSKFDHGVAAIEEFRDLSTYKFDELLSSLMAYEDRMNRSNEKVEEKAFSVKGQL; from the coding sequence ATGGCAATGGATGATGAGATTTTTCCGAGAATTTCAGGAGCTACAACTTCCAAAGAAGCATGGGAGATTTTGAAACACGAGTATTTGGGTGATAAGAAGGTAATTACCGTCAAACTCCAAACCCTCCGTCGTGATTTTGAGACACTCTTTATGAAAAAAGAAGAGTCTGTGCAAATGTTTTTATCTAGAGTGTTTATTTTAGTTAATCACATGAAATCATTGGGTGATTCAATAAGTAATGGAACTGTTGTGAGCAAAATTTTAAGGAGTTTAGGCTCAAAGTTTGATCATGGTGTTGCTGCAATTGAAGAGTTTAGAGATTTATCTACCTATAAATTTGATGAATTGTTGAGCTCTTTGATGGCctatgaagatagaatgaatAGGTCTAATGAAAAGGTAGAAGAAAAGGCTTTCTCAGTGAAAGGacaattgtaa